The Megasphaera stantonii genome includes a window with the following:
- a CDS encoding molybdopterin-guanine dinucleotide biosynthesis protein MobB — MTNTARTVSLGLIILAGGRSSRMGRDKAALPWRGATLLTDLLLRSQGVAFDEIIVSANRPPDLSALPPDLAARIIVVADSFQGCGPLGGMEAAFRACTCSYCLVLSVDLPFYDFSPVKQILPELAQMPQVDLFLSMSESRPQPLAAIYRRGPALEAVQAALNAGKRRVLSIADKLAVRILDDAGAPILYENVNTPSAYKAALAIDANRRRAVPIVSLSAARSGDGKTSLAVQVIAELTRRGYAVAYVKSTHHRRCREKIGSDTDRAAQAGAVQTLLCSPDDMADGEGKEEALLRLAQQMAADVAIVESRSHGPFPVLYIDGPEPPPMHPDHITAVIGRGGNPSFCYIAPAHIDSLCSYILYLTTS; from the coding sequence TTGACGAATACAGCACGTACTGTTTCACTCGGCTTGATCATCTTAGCCGGCGGCCGCAGCTCCCGCATGGGACGCGACAAGGCTGCCCTGCCGTGGCGCGGCGCGACGCTGCTGACCGATTTGCTGCTGCGCAGCCAAGGCGTCGCCTTTGATGAAATCATCGTCTCGGCCAACAGGCCTCCCGACCTTTCAGCCCTTCCGCCGGATCTGGCTGCACGCATTATCGTCGTCGCTGACAGTTTCCAAGGCTGCGGTCCCCTCGGCGGCATGGAAGCGGCCTTCCGCGCCTGTACCTGCTCATACTGCCTCGTCTTGTCCGTCGACCTGCCCTTTTACGATTTCTCCCCCGTGAAGCAAATTCTGCCGGAGCTGGCTCAAATGCCGCAGGTCGACTTGTTCCTGTCTATGTCCGAAAGCCGGCCTCAGCCCCTGGCCGCCATATACAGACGAGGGCCGGCTCTCGAAGCCGTGCAGGCAGCCCTAAACGCTGGAAAACGCCGCGTCTTATCCATTGCCGACAAGCTGGCCGTCCGCATCCTCGACGACGCAGGCGCACCGATTCTATATGAAAACGTCAACACGCCGTCGGCTTACAAGGCCGCCCTGGCCATCGACGCTAACCGCCGCCGCGCCGTCCCCATCGTCTCCCTCTCTGCCGCCCGCTCGGGAGACGGCAAGACCAGCCTCGCCGTGCAGGTCATCGCCGAGCTGACGCGTCGCGGCTATGCCGTCGCCTACGTCAAGAGTACTCACCATCGCCGCTGCCGGGAAAAAATCGGTTCCGATACGGACAGAGCCGCCCAAGCCGGCGCAGTCCAAACTCTGCTCTGCAGTCCCGACGACATGGCCGACGGCGAAGGCAAAGAAGAGGCCCTCCTGCGTCTGGCCCAGCAGATGGCCGCCGATGTAGCCATCGTCGAAAGCCGCAGCCACGGCCCCTTTCCCGTCCTCTACATCGACGGCCCAGAGCCGCCGCCAATGCATCCCGACCATATCACAGCTGTCATCGGCCGCGGCGGCAATCCTTCCTTCTGCTATATCGCGCCAGCACACATCGACAGCCTTTGCAGCTATATCTTGTACCTAACAACATCCTGA